Genomic segment of Nitrospirota bacterium:
GGTTTCTTGCAATCTCTATCATCTTAAACGCTAAAAAGGGGCTTTCCTCTCGCCAACTCGCTCGTGACTTAGAAGTTAATCGAAATACTGCTTGGTATATGGCCATGCGGATTCGCAAAGCTATGACTCAATTTCAAGATCAAACTCTGTTACAGGGCATTGTCGAAATGGATGAAACATATATCGGTGGCAAACCTCGCAAGGGTAACAATGACGATGGTGCTCCAAACAAACGTGGACGCGGGACAAAGAAGATCCCAGTTGTTGGTATGGCTGAGCGCGGTGGCAAAGTAAGAGCTAGTGTTTCGAAAAAACACGATCTTAATGCCACTAAGCTTTCTGCTCTTGTTCGGAGAAATGTCAACGTAACAAACACCATTCTTATGACTGACGAATATAAAGGCTATCTTCGCATGTCAAGCTTCATTGACCATAGAACTATTAATCATCAGCAATGGTATGTTGATGGCGATATTCACACAAACACCATTGAAAGCTTCTGGGCGCTCTTGAAACGTGGAATCGTAGGACAATATCATAAAGTCAGTTTACACCATCTTCCAAAATATATTGATGAGTTCTGCTATCGCTATAACAATCGAAAAAATGAAAACGTCTTTGACATGACCTTGAATAGAGCGTTGGAGGTGAGGATATGACAGAAAAAACCCTCAGAGCCGTTTGGGGATCGCCTGATAGGCCCCTGAAAATTGTAGGGCTTGAAATACCATGTTATGTGCTTGAAGATGGGACAAGAGTTCTATCTGGACGGGGCATGCAAGAGGCTCTTGAATTAGGTCAAGGCCATGGTGCATTATTGAAGCGTTTTTTAGGAAGTAACAACCTAAAGCCATATATTAATAATGAGTTAGCCATGGCGCTATCTAATCCGATTAGATTTATAAGACCAGGCAGGGGTGGAAAGCTTGCTACAGGATATGAAGCTACGATACTGGCAGATATTTGCAATGCAATATTGGAAGCAAGGGATAATGGGCTGTTATCAAAAACTCAAGAGCTAGTAGCAAGACAATGTGAAATACTCACGAGAGCATTTGCCAAAGTAGGAATAATTGCTCTCGTAGACGAAGCAACGGGTTATCAAGAAATTCGAGATCGAGAAGCTTTACAGAAAATCCTCGATAAATATCTTCTTAAAGAATTTGCAGCTTGGGCAAAGAGATTCCCTGATGAGTTTTATATGTTGATATTCAAATTAAAAGGATGGGAGTGGAAAGGCATGAAAGTAAATAGGCCCAGCGTTGTTGGTACATATACAAATGATTTAGTTTATGAAAGATTAGCGCCGGGACTTTTAAAGGAACT
This window contains:
- a CDS encoding IS1595 family transposase produces the protein MNIIEVYRKFPTPESCLKHLEKARWNSTPVCPYCASTRTTAMPKELRHHCNNCKTSFSVTVGTIFQKTKVDLQKWFLAISIILNAKKGLSSRQLARDLEVNRNTAWYMAMRIRKAMTQFQDQTLLQGIVEMDETYIGGKPRKGNNDDGAPNKRGRGTKKIPVVGMAERGGKVRASVSKKHDLNATKLSALVRRNVNVTNTILMTDEYKGYLRMSSFIDHRTINHQQWYVDGDIHTNTIESFWALLKRGIVGQYHKVSLHHLPKYIDEFCYRYNNRKNENVFDMTLNRALEVRI
- a CDS encoding P63C domain-containing protein, producing MTEKTLRAVWGSPDRPLKIVGLEIPCYVLEDGTRVLSGRGMQEALELGQGHGALLKRFLGSNNLKPYINNELAMALSNPIRFIRPGRGGKLATGYEATILADICNAILEARDNGLLSKTQELVARQCEILTRAFAKVGIIALVDEATGYQEIRDREALQKILDKYLLKEFAAWAKRFPDEFYMLIFKLKGWEWKGMKVNRPSVVGTYTNDLVYERLAPGLLKELKRLNPKDDKGNRPTKHQQWLTEDIGHPALAQHLHAVMGFMRAAATWDQFYRMIQRAFPKKEETLPLLLED